Genomic DNA from Salvia miltiorrhiza cultivar Shanhuang (shh) chromosome 1, IMPLAD_Smil_shh, whole genome shotgun sequence:
GATCTTACTTTTGTTGTCTGTAATACAACGACTGAGTGGGATTGGAGAACATGGCATCCCATCTTTCCGTTTGATCCATCTTTTATACCCATGCCTGGaaattaatagataaatatAGGGTGTGAGAATACATAAATATTCAAAGGATAGTGAAGCAGTCCTCTTGTGTTAGTGTGTCGAAGTTGTAGCAACCCACAATGAACCTACACACACCCACACACATTGGAGCAACACCTCCCTTGTTTTAATTACTTGTGAAATTCTCATTTATAGATGAACTaataagaaaaatgaaaaggaGCAATTTTAAAACACTTTGATCAGAATTCTCATCtataaattttcatttatagACTAACTAATAGAATTTGGAATCCCATAATTaacttgaaatatatattaagaCTAGGAAATGAATTGATCGGCAGTTGCAAGACTAACCTTTCAAACTTGATAGTAACGGGTTTCTCGTCAAAAGAAAACGAGGCAGTGACATCAATGGAAGTCTCTGGATCCGGTCGTAGTTTCTTAGCACAAGTCAAAGCTACAGGATTGCAGTTCACTACTTCAATGGTTCCGAGCATATAATGAGACGGCCAGTGGATCTCTTCTAGTTTGTAGCAATGTTTCAAGCTTAGGCGAACAAGATTAGGGAAGCTTCCATATCTTGGTTTCCATTGCACCAAATCACTGTCTTCAATAAGAAGAAACCTAAGTTTCAAGAAACTTCTCAGTTGTGTTTCCCACTTTGAACCCCGAAAGGCATAGGCTCGCAATTTGAGCACTTCAAGAGAATGCAAAGAACCAATCACATCCATGTATTCCCAAGAAAAACCCATGCCACTCAAATGTAATTTTTCAACCAACGTGGCAACATCAATGAACTAGGAAACGCATGATCGTACTTAACCACAGGATTTATGATGCTACATTTCAATGTCTCCAAACTTCCAAGTGTTGAAACACAACCAAAGCAACTTAAGAGGTCATCATGCTCGTCGTAAGGGGTTAGCTCGATTTGAACTCCTAATTTCCTTATACAAGGAACTTTGTGGGAGAGTTCCAAGATAGTAGAAATGCTGGCATTCACACCTATAAGTGTTGAGAGTTTTTCCAAAGAAGTATAATGACATGGAGCTACAAGGCTCTTCCCCAATATCTCAATATGCTCCAACACTTGCATATCCCATATTTCTATTGGTACATACGATGGAGCTCTACAAATTCTAATGTTGCTATGCAGATGGATGATCAAGACTCGGAGGTTGAAAAGTTTGGATATGGTTGTCGGGAGTTCTCCATTGCAAGTTAGAGCAAGGTACTTTAGCAGGACTAGTGTAAGAATTTCTGTTGGGAAAGTGTACAAACGTAGATTAAGAGCGTCTAGTTTGCCAAGCAACTTGAAATCGTCACCCAATGGGATTGGATATTGGTGGTACGgaccaaaaaaaagaagagaacgTGCAGAGGATGCACAGTTCAATCTCATGGAAATGCAAAAGTCTTTGATGCTAAATAAAATGTTATTTTCCAGACACAAGCAATGCTGACCTTTTACATTATCTTCTAAGTCTTCATCAAGTTTATTTAAGACGTGATAAAACTTGTTCTTCCGAGCCTCTCCTCTACACACGTACCGCCACGAAGAATGAAGCCAACAAGCTTTAAACTTGCGGTTACCAAACTCCCACCAAGAATTATAGATGTTCCTTTCGTTGAATAAAGCAAGATACCTATAATTGCAAAGCTGGTCCAAACATTTGAAGATAGAATCCTCCAAAGACTCTTTTTTGTTTATGTTATGAAACCAACCCTCACAAGCCAACATATTCATTATCTTGGAAAGGGGGATGTTATATTCCGGAGGGAAGACTCCCATATACAGAAAAGGCATTTTAAGATATTGAGGTAAGTAGTCGTAACTTGGGAAAAGTACCTTTGATATCTCATTATATGCATCCGTGAAGACCGAATTTCGCTTTTCTGCTACATCATCCCAGTATTTGGGGTCTGTATCCTGGGCTTTTTGATAAGATGTCAGCCACTGTGACTATCATAAGAGGAAGATCTTCACAGTTCTTTGCAATTTTGGTGATAGCTTTGTCAAGGTGAAAAGGGCAATCCTTTTCACCAAACACCTTCTCGCATAATAGCTCCTTACTTTCTTCTTCCTTCAAAAACCGCACCAATATTGTATGAGTAGGACCATGCTTTGAGCAATATACGTTTTTGTCTCGAGTAGTAACCAAGATTTTAATTAATCCATCATTGATGTTCTCAAAGGATCTTGTCAAGGAATCCAATATCTGTCTCTCCCACACATCATCGAGCACAATGAGGCATTTCTTTCCCTCCCAGACACCATCAAGGACGTTTTTCTTTCCCTCCAATCTTTCTTCCAAGTAGGCACCTAATTCGTGATCTCCTTGTGTGATTCCACACATTTGAGCTAGAATGCCTCGTGACACATCATCGAATTGAGATTTTCTGCCTACTCTGACCCACACGCGATGCTCAAAATGGCTCAAGATTTCTGGATCTTCAAAAACTGCCTCAGCAAGAGCAGTCTTCCCAACGCCTGCAGTCCCAACAAGTGCGATGTAATCGTTAAAGCAACGGCTTTCCATAagttcctttttgagttgttggaATTCATCCGATAATCCAATCATCTTGGACTTGGTCCCACTTCTTGAGGAAATGGATTGGTCCACGTCGTCGTCTTCAGGCATATTGTACACTTCATAAATGTATTCCTTCTCCATATCCTTGAGCCTCTCCATGAAGGAATCAACATCATCTTCTATGCAGCGCAGATCAATGGAGAATCTGATTCTCTCACCCTCAACACCATTCATGATTCTTGGCGTGTTGAATTTTCTTCCTTTC
This window encodes:
- the LOC131006134 gene encoding disease resistance protein RPP13-like, whose translation is MDRTRTSKSRKKVNALDGRIKELIWEFQDLLESLLYQQILGIPSQSRADQVDEEMKERVREFGGLLESLPSLPQILFQSPRLHHTIPTRRRRRIQAQIVFTSHSNKKSTATRLYFKDFLHTTQPQEERRRRRRRLMVHKEKGRKFNTPRIMNGVEGERIRFSIDLRCIEDDVDSFMERLKDMEKEYIYEVYNMPEDDDVDQSISSRSGTKSKMIGLSDEFQQLKKELMESRCFNDYIALVGTAGVGKTALAEAVFEDPEILSHFEHRVWVRVGRKSQFDDVSRGILAQMCGITQGDHELGAYLEERLEGKKNVLDGVWEGKKCLIVLDDVWERQILDSLTRSFENINDGLIKILVTTRDKNVYCSKHGPTHTILVRFLKEEESKELLCEKVFGEKDCPFHLDKAITKIAKNCEDLPLMIVTVADILSKSPGYRPQILG